The Clostridioides sp. ES-S-0010-02 genome window below encodes:
- a CDS encoding sigma-70 family RNA polymerase sigma factor, whose translation MSLLDILGTDVNYVLDEVELKVQVGKLYEQLNKILTPREREIVQLRYGLTPYGYKTQREIAQRLDISRSYVSRIEKKALKKLEKELVQEN comes from the coding sequence ATAAGTCTTTTGGATATACTTGGTACAGATGTCAACTATGTTCTTGACGAAGTTGAGTTAAAAGTTCAAGTTGGAAAACTATATGAACAACTTAACAAAATCCTTACTCCTAGAGAAAGAGAAATTGTCCAGTTAAGATACGGGTTAACTCCTTATGGGTATAAAACTCAAAGAGAAATAGCACAAAGACTTGATATCTCTAGATCATATGTGTCCAGAATCGAAAAAAAAGCTCTTAAAAAACTAGAAAAAGAGCTTGTTCAAGAAAATTAA